Proteins encoded by one window of Rubrobacter indicoceani:
- a CDS encoding PRC-barrel domain-containing protein: MIEVNRLFGREVVIRDTGEKASKVHDVVFDERTSRVVALLISDGLLESTRVVRWEEVVSIKDVVVVVGGVDFRRLKDDPEIHDLHRKKYRITGTGVIHSGEKIGSIGDIFVDGSGLVVGYEVKDGFFSSNRFLPSGEIESSGKDAFVARTAELPKLKDVRPA; the protein is encoded by the coding sequence GTGATCGAAGTAAACAGGCTGTTCGGCAGGGAAGTCGTTATACGGGATACGGGAGAGAAGGCTTCCAAAGTGCACGACGTGGTCTTTGACGAGCGGACGAGCCGGGTGGTCGCGCTGCTTATCAGCGACGGCCTGCTCGAGAGCACCCGCGTCGTGCGCTGGGAGGAGGTGGTCAGCATAAAAGACGTGGTCGTCGTTGTCGGCGGGGTTGATTTTCGTCGGCTCAAGGACGACCCGGAAATACACGACCTGCACAGAAAAAAGTACCGGATCACGGGCACCGGGGTCATCCACTCCGGGGAGAAGATCGGCTCGATCGGAGATATCTTCGTAGACGGGTCCGGTCTCGTGGTCGGCTACGAGGTGAAGGACGGGTTTTTCTCCAGCAACCGTTTTCTCCCGAGTGGGGAGATCGAATCCAGCGGCAAAGACGCCTTTGTCGCCCGCACGGCCGAGCTGCCGAAGCTGAAGGATGTTCGCCCGGCGTAG
- a CDS encoding MOSC domain-containing protein: MIDRVLGRDREMEITGTVEEIFVTDRGSKPMRRVDEIETVEGCGIKGDRYCEGTGFWMQYGDVCQVTLISAEDLEYIERELDVRVGDGQHRRNIVVRGIEDLTKLRRRRFRIGEALLEYDRSRPPCKYIQTLTEPGMTRALRNRGGVCVKVVEAGKIKPGDTLVTV; this comes from the coding sequence ATGATAGATAGAGTTCTGGGTCGGGATCGGGAAATGGAAATCACGGGGACCGTGGAGGAGATCTTTGTAACCGACAGGGGTTCCAAGCCCATGCGTCGGGTAGACGAGATCGAGACGGTCGAGGGTTGCGGGATCAAGGGCGACCGCTACTGCGAGGGTACGGGCTTCTGGATGCAGTATGGCGACGTGTGTCAGGTTACGCTTATCTCCGCCGAGGATCTCGAATATATAGAGCGGGAGCTCGACGTGCGGGTCGGAGACGGTCAGCACCGCAGAAACATCGTGGTACGCGGCATAGAAGACCTGACGAAACTCCGGCGCAGGCGGTTCAGGATCGGGGAAGCCCTGCTTGAGTACGACCGTTCGAGGCCGCCGTGCAAGTACATACAGACCCTGACCGAGCCGGGCATGACCCGAGCCCTGAGAAACCGGGGCGGCGTCTGCGTAAAGGTAGTGGAGGCCGGGAAGATCAAACCCGGAGACACCCTTGTAACGGTCTGA